GAGCGCGCACCCCAGCCCGGTCCCGAGGGTCAGCACCAGTTCCAGGCCGGTGCCGGCGACCACCCCGGCGCCGTGCACCTCGGCGTCGTTGAGGACCAGGGTCGGCAGCGCGAACGCGTCGGCGAGCGCGCTCTGCGCGTCGAATCCGGACCACTCGGCGACCAGTGCCGGGTCCGGTTTCGTCCGTGGCCCGGACCGGGTGACGTAGTGCGGCGTCGCCACCACCACGCCGTGCCGGAGCATGCCGGGCATTCCGACGGTCACCCGATCGGCGGCCGGCAACTGACCGGCGAGACCGAGCAGCGTCTTGATGAACAGGCCCGGCGGCAGCGGGTACGGGGTCGGCACCCGCAGCGGCCGGGTCCGCATGGTGCCGGCGTCGTCGAGTACGGACGCCTTGATGCCCCCACCACCGCAGTCGATCGCCAACGTGGTCATCACAGCCACATTTTGCCTTCCCACCGGCGGGTTGCGCCCGCCCAGCCGGATAGCATCTGAACCCTCATGAGCGCCACACTTCTCGCCAAGGACCTCGCCGCCGGTCACGGTGACCGGGTCCTCTTCGCCGACCTCGAACTCGTCGTCGCCCCCGGTGACGTCGTCGGCGTGGTCGGGGTCAACGGGGCCGGCAAGTCGACGCTGCTGCGTACCCTCGCCGGACTCCAGCCGGTCGAACACGGCAGCATCGCGCTCAACCCGCCGTCGGCGACCGTCGGCCACCTGCCGCAGGAGCCCGAACGCCGGCCCGGCGAGACCGTCGCCGGGTTTCTCGGCCGGCGGACCGGGGTGACCGCCGCGCAGGCCGAACTCGACGCGGCGACCGAGGCGCTGGCCAGCGGTACGGCGGGCGCCGACGACCGGTACGCGGACGCGCTGGAGCGCTGGCTCGGCCTGGGCGGGGCCGACCTGACCGAGCGGGCCGACCAGGTCGCCGCCGAACTGGGGTTGAGCATCGACCTGAGCCAGCCGATGACGGCGCTCTCCGGCGGGCAGGCGGCCCGGGCCGGCCTGGCGTCCCTGCTGCTCAGCCGGTACGACATCTTCCTGCTGGACGAGCCGACCAACGATCTCGACCTGGCCGGGCTGGACCGGCTGGAGGAGTTCGTCACCGGACTGCGCGCCGGCACCGTGCTGGTCAGCCACGACCGGGAGTTCCTCACCCGGACGGTGACCCGGGTGATCGAACTGGACCTGGCCCAGCAGCAGATCCGGCACTACGGCGGCGGCTACGCCGCCTACCTGGAGGAGCGCGAGGTGGCGCGCCGACACGCCCGTGCCGACTACGAGGAGTACGCCGACACCCGCGCCGGGCTGGAGGCCCGGGCGCGGACCCAGCGCTCCTGGATGGAGAAGGGCGTCAAGAACGCCCGCCGGAAGGCGACCGACAACGACAAGATCGGCCGGAAGTTCCGGGCCGAGGCGACCGAGAAGCAGGCGTCGAAGGCCCGACAGACCGAACGGCTGATCGAACGGCTCGACGTGGTCGAGGAACCGCGCAAGGAGTGGCAGCTCCAGATGGAGATCGCCGCCGCTCCCCGGGCCGGTGCCGTGGTGGCGGCACTGCGCGGCGCGGTACTGCACCGCGGCGGGTTCACCCTCGGGCCGGTCGACCTCCAGGTCGACTGGGCCGACCGGATGGTGATCACCGGCGCCAACGGCTCGGGCAAGTCGACCCTGCTGGGAGCGCTGCTGGGCCGGCTTCCGCTGGACGCCGGACACGCGTCGCTCGGACCCGGGGTGGTGGTCGGCGAGGTCGACCAGGCCCGGGAACTCTTCGTCGGGGACCAGCCCCTGCTCGACACCTTCGGTGCCGCCGTACCGGAGCTGCCGCCGGCCGACGTACGGACCCTGTTGGCGAAGTTCGGGCTGCGGGCGGGACACGTGCTCCGCCCCGTCGACACCCTCTCGCCGGGCGAGCGGACCCGGGCGGCGCTGGCCCTGCTCCAGGCCAGGGGCGTGAACCTCCTCGTGCTGGACGAGCCGACCAACCACCTCGACCTGCCCGCGATCGAGCAGCTGGAGGCGGCGCTGTCGTCGTACCCCGGAACGCTTTTGCTGGTCACGCACGATCGGCGGATGCTCGCCACGGTCCAGACCAACCGGCACATCCGGGTCGACGGCGGCCGGGTCACCGAGGCCTGAGTACCGGTCCGACCAATCGACGGCCGTTTCTCCGACGCTCCGGCTGGGCAAGAACTACTCCATGCTCAAGTGGGAGTACGCCCTGTTGGTGCGACGGCGCCAGCCCCGGCTGGACGACACCGGCTGGGAACTCGTCTACACCTGGTACGGCCCGGACGGTGCCGTGCTCGACGTGTCCCCGTACGGGGACACCGCCCTCGCCCACCTGAACCGGGCCGGCGTCCTGGGCTGGGAACTGGTCTCGGTCAGCGAGGACGGCAACATGCAGGGCAGCGCGGAGCTGCATCGCTACCACATGAAACGGGCACTCCCGTCGAACACGCCCCGCCCCCGGATCCGCAACCGGATCGGCCGCCGGGCGGCAGCCGGCTGACCGCCCGAGGAGTACGTCGGGCGAAAGCGGGTAGGCCCGGCCGGGAGGTGGGTCATGGTCGCGCAGCTGCACAGGGCGCCTTCCGGAGAACGGTTGCGGGCGATCGACGAGTTCCTCGGCATGGCATACGCCGACCTGGCCAAGCACGACGACCGGGTACGCGGAACCGCGGTGGACGTCCGGTTCGACCGGGGCGTCGCCCATCTGACCGGGGAGGTCGGCGACCGGGACGAGTTGGTCATGGTCCGGCGGCTGATCGGGCGGCTCGACGGCGTACTGGCCGTGTGGTCCCGGGTACGCGTCGGTGGCCGGGAACCGGTGGTGCTGGACCTCGGCTGTGGTGCCGCCAAGCAGTACCCCGGCAACCTGGGTCTGGACCTCCGGGTGGCACCCGGAGTCGACGCCCAGGCCGATCTGTCCGGACCGCTGCCGCTGGCCGACGACTCGATCGACGTGATCTTCACGGTGCACATCCTCGAGCACCTGATCGACTTCCTGACCCTGGTCGACGAGTGTCACCGGGTACTCCGCCCCGGCGGGGTACTGCACGTGATGAGCCCCTGGTGGGGGCATGTCAACGCGGTCGCCGACCCGACCCACGTACGGCTGTTGGACGTACAGACGTTCAAGCACATCTGCCAACGCCATCCCGGCGCCCCCCGGTGGTACCCGTTGCACGCCGGTTGCGACGGCGCCTCGATCTTCGCCGACCTCACCCCGCTGGGCGCGGACGAACCGGGCCCGGACCCGGGTCACCTGGCCCGGTTCTTCGACTAGGCAGGCATGCCGGCGACCTCGGCGGGAATGGATCCGTGTCGGATCGAACGAGCGCTCGGGGAGGCCGATGATGCGTGCGGTGATGTCTGAGTCATTTGGGGCGATGCCGGAAGTCCGGGAGATGCCGGAACCCTCGCCGGGTGGCGGGGAAGTGAAGATCGAGGTGCAGGCGTCGTCGATGAACGGCTTCGACGCGAAACTCGCCGCCGGTTACATGAAGGGCGCCATGGAGCACCAGTTTCCGGTGATCCTCGGTCGGGACTTCGCCGGAATCGTCACCGATGTCGGCCCCGGCGTCTCCGGATTCATGCCCGGTGAGAAGGTTTTCGGCGTGGTGTCCAAGCCTGGACTCGGCGACGGCTCGTTCGGCGAGTACGTCGTCGTACCGGAGGAGATCGGCCTGGCGCCGTTGCCGGCCGGGCTGGACTACCGGGCCGCCGGCGTGCTGGGGCTGGCCGGGGTGGCGGCGTTGGCCAGCGTGGACGCGGTGGCGCCGATGCACGGCGAGACGGTACTGATCTCCGGGGCGACCGGCGGGGTCGGGCACTACGCCGTCCAGCTCGCCGCCGGGCGGGGCGCGACGGTGATCGCCACCGCCGAGGCGGGGCCGCAGGCCGACCTGATGCACGAGCTGGGTGCCGCACACACCGTGGACCATCGGGCCGATCTCGCCGCCCAGATCCGTGAGCTGGCTCCGAACGGGGTGGACAGCGTCGTGCACCTGGCCGGCGACCCGACGATGCTGGCCGACCTGATCGTCGCGGGCGGCCGGATGTCGTCCACCCTCGACGCGGACTCCGGACAGCTCGGCAACCGGGACCTGAGCACCACCGCGATCCAGGCGATGCCGGACCGGATCGTGCTCGACCACCTCGCCACCGAGGCCGCCGCCGACCGGCTGCGTCCCTCCATCGCGCGTACCTATTTGCTGGACGAGGTCCCGCAGGCGTTCGCCGACTTCAACAACAGCGGCACCGTCGGCAAGCTCGCCGTGGAGATCAGCTGAGGCCGTCGGCGGCACGCGCGGCGAGCAGTTCGGGCGCCAGCACCACCACGACGCCCGGCTCGACCTGGACCAGGCCTTCGTCGGCGAGGGTGCGCAACGCCCGGTTGACCGAGACCCGGGTCATCCCGATCGACTCCGCCAACCCCTGTTGGGCGCCGGGCAGCGGCACCCGCCGGCCGGTCCGGGCGACCGCCGCCACCAACCAGGCCGCCACCCGGGTACCGGCGTCGGAGAAGGCGGTACGCACCAGGTCCCGCTGCCGCTCGCGTAGCCGACCGGCCAGGTGATTCAGAACGTGCCGGCGGACCGCCGGTACGTCGTCGATCAGGCGCAGCAGTTCCCCGGCCGGAACCAGCCGGTACCGCGCCCCGGTGGCGGCGATCCAGGTCGCGGTGTGACCGCCCCCGTCGAGCACGGCGCTCTTGTCGACGGCGCAGGGCGCGCCGAACTCGCCGAGCCGCAGCCGCCGCCCGTCAGCCGTCTCGTGCACCCCGGTCAGGGTCCCCGCCTCCAGCACGATCAGGTGCGCCGCCGGCTGGCCCCGTACGGCCAGGACCGCTCCGGCCGGGACGGTGCGTACCACCGAACGGTCGAGCAGCCGCCGGAGCCGTGCCGGACCGAGCCCGGCGAAGACCGGCACCGCCGCCAGTCGCGCCAGATCCGTCGCCGCCGTCATCCTCCGATTGTCGCTGTATCAGCCGATACAGCGGCGGCCGGGCTGCCGGCCGTACGGTCGGAAGATGATCGTTCTGGAACTGAGCTTCACCGACGACCCGGCCCGGCTGGCGGCGCGGCCGGCACACCGCGAGCGGCTGGCCCGGCTGCACACCGAGGGTCTACTCCGGGCGGCCGGGCCGTGGCGGGACGACTCGGGTGCGCTGCTGCTCTTCGACACGGAGGAGCCGATGGTGCGCGAGATCCTTGCCGCCGACCCGTACTACCGCACCGCGGGAGTGACCGTGGTCGGGTTGCGACACTGGCAACCGATCGTCGGCGACGTCCACCAGCCGGCCGGGTGACGCGGCAGCGGCCGCCCCGGTCAGCCGGCCGGGTGACGCGGCAGCGGCCGCCCCGGTCAGCCGGCAGGCACCCCCGCCGGGGCCGGCTGGCGGAGGCGGGGCAGCTGGCGGGCAGCGGCGGCGGGTGGGCGTGGAGTCCTTACCGGCTGGGCTGTGGGACGCGGGCCTTGGCCGCCTCGACCGCCCAGTTGAGCGCGTAGTCGGCCACCTCTTCCCAACCGGCCTGCCCCACCGTGTAGTGCGGACGACCGGGGAACTCCTTGTAGCCGGTGACGGCGGTCGACCTGCGGTAGCGGCCGGCGGTCGCCCGGCTGATCGACGGCGGCACCACCCGGTCTGCCCCACCCGCGACCAGCAACAGCGGTGGCCGCCGCTCGTTGCCGAAGTCCACCCGCAACGCCGCCCGGGGATTCAGGTTCGCCAGCGCTCCCTCGAAGAGCACGCCACCCGCCGCCGGTACGGCGTACCGCTGGTAGACCTGCTCGGATTCCTCCCGGGACATGGTGTTGGTGAAGGCGTAGTGGAACTCGTCCATGCTCAGCGGTACGGCCCGGTGCCGGTTCGCCGGGTTCCGCAGCACCGGCAGGCTGGCCTTCAGGGTCGACAGCGGCAGCCTTAGCACGCCCTTGACCGCGACCGACTCGATTCCGACGCCGGCCGCGCCCAACCCCCGGTCCAGCAGCATCTGGGTGAACGCGCCGCCGAACGAGTGCCCCATGATGATCGGCGGACGGTCGAGATCCCGGATGATCCGCTCGTAGTGGTCGACGATCTGGGCCGCCGTCAGTTCGGCGATGGGGCTGGAGTCCCGCCGCAACTCTTCGACCTCGTCGTCCATTCCGGGCCAGGCCGGGGTCAGCACCCGGTAACCGGCACTCCGGTACCGCTCGGCCCAGTGCTCCCAACTGCGCGGTGTCAGCCACAACCCGTGGATCAGCACGATGGTGTCGGGCGGGGTCGGTTCGGGAGGGATGAGGGTCACCGTGTCCTCCTGCGGTCTGGATGTCCGGTCCGGTTCACGAGCGGTACCGGGCCGGCGTCTCCCCTGCTGGCGGCCCGGTACCGGCGCCGTGCGTCGGTTACCCCGGGCCGCCAGCCCCAATCTGTTACCGGTCGAGTCGGCGGTACCGCCGTACGGAGAGCGGGAGGAAGATCCCGATCAGCAGGACCGGCCAGCCCACGGCCATTGCCACGGCGTGCTGGCGCAGCCACGAGTCCCCGCCCCAGCCCGGATTGCCGAACAGCTCGCGGGTCGCGGACACCGTCGCGGAGAGCGGGTTCGCCTCGGCGAGGAAACCCAGCCAGCCCGGCATGGTCTCCGGCGAGACCAGGGCGTTGGAGAGGAAGAGCACCGGCCAGACCAGGATCTGCATCGCGACCACCGCCTCCGGGTTGCGCAGCACCAGCGCCAGGTGGATGCCGACCCAGAGCACCGCGAACCTGAGCAGCAGAAGCAGCCCGAATCCGGCCAGCGCCGCGCCGACCGTGCCATGCCAGCGCCAGCCGACCAGCAGTCCACAGACGACCATGACGGCCAACCCGAGTACGGCGTTGAGCATGTCGGCGGTGCTCCGGCCCACCACCACCGCCGAGCCGGCCATCGGCATCGACCGGAACCGGTCGGTGACGCCCCGCGAGACGTCGGTGGCGACCGCCGTGTAGGTGCCCTCGATGCCGAAGAGCATGGTCATGGCGAACATGCCCGGCATCAGGAACTCCCGGTAGTCGCCGCCGCCCGGCACCGACATCCCACCGCCGAACAGGTAGCCGAACATCAGCACCACCATGATCGGGAACAGCAGTCCGACCACCACCTGCACCGGTTGACGGGCCCAGTGGACCAGGTCCCGCCGGGTGATCGTCCAGCCGTCCGCGATCGTCCAGCGCAAGCGCTGCGACGCCGTACGGGACGGGCTCGGGATCATGACTGTCACAGGGCCACCTTCCGTTCAGCCGAATTAGGAGTGATCACGTTCGAATCAGTGCCGGTGCTCGGGTCGGTGCCGGTGCTCGGGTCGGTGCCGGTGAGGTGCAGGAAGACCTCGTCCAGCGTGGGTCGGCGCAGCGCGATGTCCTCCGCCGCGATGCCCCGGTCGTCCAGTCCGCGTACCACCTCGGTCAGCGCACCCATCCGGTCCCGTACCGGTGCGCTGACCCGCCGGTTGTCCTCGTCGACTTCGGCGGTACCGCCGGTCACCCGGCCGAGCAGCGCGGCGGCGGCCGGAAGGTCGTCGGCCCGGTGCAGGACGAGGTCGATCCGGTCACCGCCGAGCAGGGTCTTCAGCCCGTCCGGCGTGCCCTCGGCAATGGTCCGGCCGTCGTCGATCACGGAAATCTGGTCGGCGAGTTGATCGGCCTCCTCCAGGTACTGGGTGGTGAGCAGCACCGTCGTACCGGCGTCGACCAGCGCCCGGACGGCGGTCCACACCTCGTTGCGGCTGCGCGGGTCGAGTCCGGTCGTCGGTTCGTCCAGGAAGAGCACCGGCGGGGCCAGGATCAGCCCGGCCGCCAGGTCGAGCCGGCGGCGCATGCCACCCGAGTACTGCTTGACCGGCTTGCCTCCCGTGTCGGCCAGCCCGAACTGGGCCAGCAGTTCGTCCGCCCGGCGGTCCGCCACCGCCCCCGGCAGGTGGTAGAGCCGGCCGAACATCGCGAGGTTCTGCCGGCCGGACAGGATCTCGTCCACCGCCGCGTGCTGGCCGACCAGCCCGATCCGGTACCGCACCTGTTCGGCCTGGCGGGCCACGTCGAATCCGGCCACCTCGGCCCGTCCGGCGTCGCACCTGAGCAGGGTGCCGAGGATCCGTACCGCCGTGGTCTTGCCGGCTCCGTTCGGTCCGAGCAGGCCGTGCACCGTACCGGCCGGAACGGTGAGGTCGAGCCCGGCCAGGGCGAGCTTGTCGCCGTACCGCTTGCGCAGCCCCTCCGCCCGGATCGCCACGTTCGGGTCGTTCATGACCACCCCCAAAATCATGTACGCCGTATAGAGTAACGAGCGACATTATAGCGTACGCTGTAAAGAGTTCAAGTCGGGGAGAATGACGAGGTGACGACGGAGTACAGCGGCAGCGGTGACCCGAAGCGGAGCATGGAACTCCTCTGGGGTGTCCAGGACCCGCCTCGACGGGGGCCGAAGCCGAAGCTCTCGGTGGAACGGATCGTCCGGGCGGCGATCGAGGTCGCCGACGCCGAGGGACTGGCCGGGCTGTCGATGCGACGGGTCGCCGACGAACTCGGGGTGACCGCGATGTCCCTCTACACCTACGTGCCCAGCAAGGCCGAGTTGATCGACGTCATGGTGGACACCGTGCACGCCGAGGAACCCCGGCCGGCCGGAAGCGAGGAAAAAGACGGCAGCGAGGACAACGACGGCAGCCGGAGCAATGGCGGCGGGCGTGCCGGGCTGGAGCGGCTGGCCCGGGAGAACTGGGCGCGCTACCTCCGGCATCCCTGGCTACTCCAGGTCGCGACGAGCCTTCCGGTGCTCGGCCCGCACCTGATGGCCAAGTGGGACCGGGACCTCACCGCCGTCGACGGGCTCGGCCTCACCGAGATCGAGATGGACCTCGTGGTCAGCCTGCTCCAGGACTACGTGTACGGGGCGGTACGCAGCGTCATCGAGGCCGCCCGGGTGGAGCAGCGTACGGGGATGACCAGCGAGCAGTGGTGGGAGACGTACGCCCCGCTGCTGGAGCAGGTGTTCGATCCCGACCGCTATCCCACGGCGGCCCGGGTCGGCGAGGTGTCCGGCGAGGAGTACGGCGCTCCCTCCGATCCGGCCCGCTCGTTCGAGTTCGGCCTGCAACGGGTGCTCGACGGAATCGAGTCGTTGATACGCACCCGGGCGGCCGAGCCCGACCGTCGATCCCGCTGAGGGCGCCGGACGGGTGCCGGTGGTCAGGCCGGCTCGACGAAGCGGACGTCGAGCGTGGACTTCCCGCCGGTGAGGAAGCGGAGCAGACGCTCGCCCTCGACCGCCAGCGCCTCGATGTTCACGCTGGACAGTCGGGCGAACGGGTCGATGGTCAGGGTCGCCGTACCCCGCGCGACGGTGGTCGTCCAGGTCCCGGCGGTGTAGCCGTCGAGGAGGATCGCGCGGGGCAGCATGCCGTTGCGGGAGGTGTTGCGCTGGCGGTAGCCGTCGGTCACGACCCGGCCGCGATCGTCGTACGAGAGCAGCAGGTTGTCGTAGTCGTACAGGAAACGGGGTGGCGCCGGAACGTCTGGATCCGGCCGTACGGCGTCCGGCAGGTCGAACAGCTCGGCACCGTTCTCGTCGCGGAAGCCGACCAGCCGGGAGCCCATCCGCTCCACCACCTCGGCGAGCCGGGTCAGGCCCGACCAGACCTGCATGTCGCGGACCGTGGCCGGGCCGAACGCGGCCAGGTAACGCGACAGCAGTTCCTCGACCGGGTAGTCGTGGCGCGGCGCGGCACCGAGCCAGGTGTCCAGGCTGGCGTGCGCGGCGATCCCGGTACGTCCCCAGACTCCGCGCGGCGGCACCTGCACCAGCGGCACCCAGGCCCGGATGCCCTGGGCGAGCGCCGCCGGATCCCGGTCCGGCCACCGCTGCCCCAGTGAGCGGCCGAGTTCGTCGAAGCTGAGCGGCCGTTCGTCGAGGAGATCACGGCCGGCCGCGACGATGTCCTCCCGGGCCAGTCCGGTGAGCAACTTGCCGTGGTTGCTGCCCATACCCCGTTCGATCACCGGTTGCAGCAGGGGACGCAAGGCCAGCGCGTCGGCGGCGGTCACCAGGTGGATGGTCGAGCGCAGCAGCGCGATGCGTACGGCCTGGCGGCTGGTCAGCAACTCCCCGACGGCCTCCGGGCGACAGTCGCGCAGCCGGGTCCAGAGGCCGACGTACCAGGTCTGGGGTGTCTGGGCCTGGAGGCCCACCAGATGCCCGATCGCCTCGATCGCGGTGAGGTCCGAACGGTCCAACAGGAGCTGCCGGTGCAGGGTGGCCCGGTTGAGCGCCCGACGGTGCAGCACGGCCCTGGTCATCGTGATGGTCATCTCCCGTCGGAACGGTTTGTCGAGGTCAGACGTTAGCCCCGACCCCTGACACCGAACGGACCCGGTCGGTCGACCCACGTCCGTTGCCCATTCCGGCCGGTACTGGATATATTTACCTCCGTCGCGGCATGGGAGCGTTCCCACGCATCCGACCAACGGCTCGGCCAGCGGATTCGGTCAGC
The nucleotide sequence above comes from Plantactinospora soyae. Encoded proteins:
- a CDS encoding TetR/AcrR family transcriptional regulator encodes the protein MTTEYSGSGDPKRSMELLWGVQDPPRRGPKPKLSVERIVRAAIEVADAEGLAGLSMRRVADELGVTAMSLYTYVPSKAELIDVMVDTVHAEEPRPAGSEEKDGSEDNDGSRSNGGGRAGLERLARENWARYLRHPWLLQVATSLPVLGPHLMAKWDRDLTAVDGLGLTEIEMDLVVSLLQDYVYGAVRSVIEAARVEQRTGMTSEQWWETYAPLLEQVFDPDRYPTAARVGEVSGEEYGAPSDPARSFEFGLQRVLDGIESLIRTRAAEPDRRSR
- a CDS encoding ATP-binding cassette domain-containing protein, giving the protein MNDPNVAIRAEGLRKRYGDKLALAGLDLTVPAGTVHGLLGPNGAGKTTAVRILGTLLRCDAGRAEVAGFDVARQAEQVRYRIGLVGQHAAVDEILSGRQNLAMFGRLYHLPGAVADRRADELLAQFGLADTGGKPVKQYSGGMRRRLDLAAGLILAPPVLFLDEPTTGLDPRSRNEVWTAVRALVDAGTTVLLTTQYLEEADQLADQISVIDDGRTIAEGTPDGLKTLLGGDRIDLVLHRADDLPAAAALLGRVTGGTAEVDEDNRRVSAPVRDRMGALTEVVRGLDDRGIAAEDIALRRPTLDEVFLHLTGTDPSTGTDPSTGTDSNVITPNSAERKVAL
- a CDS encoding ROK family protein, whose protein sequence is MMTTLAIDCGGGGIKASVLDDAGTMRTRPLRVPTPYPLPPGLFIKTLLGLAGQLPAADRVTVGMPGMLRHGVVVATPHYVTRSGPRTKPDPALVAEWSGFDAQSALADAFALPTLVLNDAEVHGAGVVAGTGLELVLTLGTGLGCALFDGGVLAPHLELSQAPVRWGMSYDTYIGEHERRRLGDAFWSRRVRGVVDGLRPVFLWDRLYLGGGNSRLVRPEQLVRMGDDVVVVPNSAGILGGVRAWALRPDRR
- a CDS encoding YciI family protein, whose amino-acid sequence is MIVLELSFTDDPARLAARPAHRERLARLHTEGLLRAAGPWRDDSGALLLFDTEEPMVREILAADPYYRTAGVTVVGLRHWQPIVGDVHQPAG
- a CDS encoding winged helix DNA-binding domain-containing protein, translating into MTITMTRAVLHRRALNRATLHRQLLLDRSDLTAIEAIGHLVGLQAQTPQTWYVGLWTRLRDCRPEAVGELLTSRQAVRIALLRSTIHLVTAADALALRPLLQPVIERGMGSNHGKLLTGLAREDIVAAGRDLLDERPLSFDELGRSLGQRWPDRDPAALAQGIRAWVPLVQVPPRGVWGRTGIAAHASLDTWLGAAPRHDYPVEELLSRYLAAFGPATVRDMQVWSGLTRLAEVVERMGSRLVGFRDENGAELFDLPDAVRPDPDVPAPPRFLYDYDNLLLSYDDRGRVVTDGYRQRNTSRNGMLPRAILLDGYTAGTWTTTVARGTATLTIDPFARLSSVNIEALAVEGERLLRFLTGGKSTLDVRFVEPA
- a CDS encoding Crp/Fnr family transcriptional regulator; its protein translation is MTAATDLARLAAVPVFAGLGPARLRRLLDRSVVRTVPAGAVLAVRGQPAAHLIVLEAGTLTGVHETADGRRLRLGEFGAPCAVDKSAVLDGGGHTATWIAATGARYRLVPAGELLRLIDDVPAVRRHVLNHLAGRLRERQRDLVRTAFSDAGTRVAAWLVAAVARTGRRVPLPGAQQGLAESIGMTRVSVNRALRTLADEGLVQVEPGVVVVLAPELLAARAADGLS
- a CDS encoding ABC-F family ATP-binding cassette domain-containing protein, translated to MSATLLAKDLAAGHGDRVLFADLELVVAPGDVVGVVGVNGAGKSTLLRTLAGLQPVEHGSIALNPPSATVGHLPQEPERRPGETVAGFLGRRTGVTAAQAELDAATEALASGTAGADDRYADALERWLGLGGADLTERADQVAAELGLSIDLSQPMTALSGGQAARAGLASLLLSRYDIFLLDEPTNDLDLAGLDRLEEFVTGLRAGTVLVSHDREFLTRTVTRVIELDLAQQQIRHYGGGYAAYLEEREVARRHARADYEEYADTRAGLEARARTQRSWMEKGVKNARRKATDNDKIGRKFRAEATEKQASKARQTERLIERLDVVEEPRKEWQLQMEIAAAPRAGAVVAALRGAVLHRGGFTLGPVDLQVDWADRMVITGANGSGKSTLLGALLGRLPLDAGHASLGPGVVVGEVDQARELFVGDQPLLDTFGAAVPELPPADVRTLLAKFGLRAGHVLRPVDTLSPGERTRAALALLQARGVNLLVLDEPTNHLDLPAIEQLEAALSSYPGTLLLVTHDRRMLATVQTNRHIRVDGGRVTEA
- a CDS encoding ABC transporter permease; protein product: MIPSPSRTASQRLRWTIADGWTITRRDLVHWARQPVQVVVGLLFPIMVVLMFGYLFGGGMSVPGGGDYREFLMPGMFAMTMLFGIEGTYTAVATDVSRGVTDRFRSMPMAGSAVVVGRSTADMLNAVLGLAVMVVCGLLVGWRWHGTVGAALAGFGLLLLLRFAVLWVGIHLALVLRNPEAVVAMQILVWPVLFLSNALVSPETMPGWLGFLAEANPLSATVSATRELFGNPGWGGDSWLRQHAVAMAVGWPVLLIGIFLPLSVRRYRRLDR
- a CDS encoding methyltransferase domain-containing protein; protein product: MVAQLHRAPSGERLRAIDEFLGMAYADLAKHDDRVRGTAVDVRFDRGVAHLTGEVGDRDELVMVRRLIGRLDGVLAVWSRVRVGGREPVVLDLGCGAAKQYPGNLGLDLRVAPGVDAQADLSGPLPLADDSIDVIFTVHILEHLIDFLTLVDECHRVLRPGGVLHVMSPWWGHVNAVADPTHVRLLDVQTFKHICQRHPGAPRWYPLHAGCDGASIFADLTPLGADEPGPDPGHLARFFD
- a CDS encoding alpha/beta hydrolase produces the protein MTLIPPEPTPPDTIVLIHGLWLTPRSWEHWAERYRSAGYRVLTPAWPGMDDEVEELRRDSSPIAELTAAQIVDHYERIIRDLDRPPIIMGHSFGGAFTQMLLDRGLGAAGVGIESVAVKGVLRLPLSTLKASLPVLRNPANRHRAVPLSMDEFHYAFTNTMSREESEQVYQRYAVPAAGGVLFEGALANLNPRAALRVDFGNERRPPLLLVAGGADRVVPPSISRATAGRYRRSTAVTGYKEFPGRPHYTVGQAGWEEVADYALNWAVEAAKARVPQPSR
- a CDS encoding NADP-dependent oxidoreductase translates to MSESFGAMPEVREMPEPSPGGGEVKIEVQASSMNGFDAKLAAGYMKGAMEHQFPVILGRDFAGIVTDVGPGVSGFMPGEKVFGVVSKPGLGDGSFGEYVVVPEEIGLAPLPAGLDYRAAGVLGLAGVAALASVDAVAPMHGETVLISGATGGVGHYAVQLAAGRGATVIATAEAGPQADLMHELGAAHTVDHRADLAAQIRELAPNGVDSVVHLAGDPTMLADLIVAGGRMSSTLDADSGQLGNRDLSTTAIQAMPDRIVLDHLATEAAADRLRPSIARTYLLDEVPQAFADFNNSGTVGKLAVEIS